The Haloplanus sp. CK5-1 genome segment GGGACGCGCTCGAACAGCGGGCGATCGACCGGACGCTGATCGACCTCGACGGGACGGCGGACAAGTCCGCCCTCGGCGGCAACGCGCTCACCGGCGTCTCGCTGGCCGTACTCAAGGCCGCGGCCGACAGCGTCGACCTCCCGCTCTACCGGTATATCGGCGGGGCCGACGCGGGCGTGCTCCCGATCCCGTTTTTCGACCTGATCGAAGGCGGCGAACTCGCTTCGAGCGGGCTCGCGTTCCAGGAGCACCAGGTCGTCCCCGTGGGCGCGGACTCCGTCACCGAGGCCGTGCGCATGAGCGCGGAGGTGTACTACGAACTGGGTGACCTACTCGCGGAGCGACACGGTGAGGCGTCGCGCAACGTCGGGTTCGAAGGCGGCTACACTCCCATCGACGTCACCGATCCCCGCGACGCGTTCGAACTCGAACTCGCCGCCATCGAGGAGTGCGGATACGACGACGAGTTCGTACTGGCCGCGGACGTGGCCGCGTCTCACTTCTACGACGAGGCGACGGGCACGTACGGACTGATGGATCGCCGGTTCGACCGGGACGAACTGCTCGACTTCTACGAGGAACTGACGTCGACCTACCCCGTCGTGTCGCTCGAAGACCCGCTCGACCAAGCGGATTTCGACGGGTTCGCCGAGTTGACGGAGCGACTCGACATCCAGATCATCGGTGACGACCTGTTCGTCACGAACCCCGAGCGGTTACGGACGGGGTTCGACCGAGGGGCCGCGAACGCGCTGTTGTTGAAAGTCAATCAGGTGGGGACCGTCTCGGAGGCACTCGACGCCGCGGCGGCCGCCCACCGGCACGGCTACGCGGTGCAGGTCTCCGAACGCTCGGGGCAGACGGCCGACACCTGGCTCGCGGACCTGGCCGTCGGGTTGAACGCCGGGCAGATCAAGACGGGGGTCTCCAGGAGCGAGCGGACCGAGCAGTACAACCGACTGCTGGAAATCGAGGCAGCCCACGGAGCCATCTCGTTTCCCGACGGGCTGTGACCGTGTACGAGAACGAGCGGACCCTCCGTGACCACGGGAACGCGGACGCCAGAGCCGACATGCTGGCCGTCGGGGCCCACGCCGTGCGGGCCGTCCACCCCGAGAACACCGTTCCGTCCCACGTGACGGTGGCCGAGTCGACGCTCGACGTCGACGGCGTTTCGTACGATCTCGGGGCTATCGACGACGTCTACGTGGTCGGTGCCGGAAAGGGGGCCTCTCACCTCGTCTCGACGCTCCGGACCGTCTTGGGGGGGCATCTGACCGGGGGGATCGTCGTCGACAAACACGGGCAGGGGACGCCGGTCCGGGATATCGTGCTCCGCGAGAGCGGCCACCCGATCCCCGACGACGACGGACGGCAGGCCGGCGACGCGGTGATCGAACTGGCCGAAACGGCGACGGCGGACGACCTTGTGTTCGTCTGTGTCACTGGCGGGGCGTCGGCACAACTGACCGCGCCGCCGGACGGCGTCTCGACCGCCGACCTCGCGGCGCTCACCGAGACGCTGCTCAACGCCGGGCTC includes the following:
- the eno gene encoding phosphopyruvate hydratase — protein: MVEIRRVDAREILDCRLEPTLRVTVETESGSGRADVPCGRSRGEHEAVDLRDGDDRYDGLGVRTAVSNVTDTIAPALTGRDALEQRAIDRTLIDLDGTADKSALGGNALTGVSLAVLKAAADSVDLPLYRYIGGADAGVLPIPFFDLIEGGELASSGLAFQEHQVVPVGADSVTEAVRMSAEVYYELGDLLAERHGEASRNVGFEGGYTPIDVTDPRDAFELELAAIEECGYDDEFVLAADVAASHFYDEATGTYGLMDRRFDRDELLDFYEELTSTYPVVSLEDPLDQADFDGFAELTERLDIQIIGDDLFVTNPERLRTGFDRGAANALLLKVNQVGTVSEALDAAAAAHRHGYAVQVSERSGQTADTWLADLAVGLNAGQIKTGVSRSERTEQYNRLLEIEAAHGAISFPDGL